In Papaver somniferum cultivar HN1 chromosome 1, ASM357369v1, whole genome shotgun sequence, a genomic segment contains:
- the LOC113338300 gene encoding luminal-binding protein 4-like, with protein MRTVFDIKRLIRRRFDDKEVHRDMKLLPYKIVNKEGKPYVEVKLKDGETKVFSPEEISVMILTKMKETAEAFLECCHYCSWND; from the exons ATGAGAACTGTCTTTGATATCAAGAGACTTATCAGAAGAAG GTTTGATGATAAAGAGGTACATAGAGATATGAAACTCTTACCATACAAGATTGTCAACAAGGAAGGAAAGCCATATGTTGAGGTTAAACTTAAGGATGGGGAGACTAAGGTTTTCAGTCCTGAGGAAATTAGTGTTATGATTCTGACCAAGATGAAGGAAACCGCTGAAGCATTCTTAGAATGCTGTCATTACTGCTCCTGGAATGATTAA
- the LOC113272033 gene encoding uncharacterized protein LOC113272033, whose protein sequence is MRPPPGLDHAPNQVCKLRRALYGLKQAPRAWFEKLSSAILQYGFTQSYYDSSMFTRSSNKGIVILLLYVDDMVSTGSDIEHIRDLKNHLSTCFQMKDLGPLSYFLGIEVSKSADGYFVSQDKYASEIIARSRITDAKITDTPLEVNVRHGPSDGKLLSNPTLYRQLVGSLNYITITRPDISDAVHIISQFMSAPRSTHYVVVLRILCYLKGTLYQGLQFSSKSKLILRAYSDSDCAWDVTDRRSIRGYCLFLGDSLISWRSKKQTVVSRSSAEEEYRALAHTTSEIIWLRWLLSDMGVVISTPTPLFCDNKAAIQITHNDVFHERTKHIEIDCHFTRHHFKRGTITLPNVSSEFQLADLFTKSHPSH, encoded by the coding sequence ATGCGTCCTCCTCCTGGATTAGATCATGCTCCAAATCAGGTGTGTAAACTTCGTCGAGCTCtctatggattgaaacaagcaccccGTGCTTGGTTTGAAAAACTCAGTAGTGCAATTCTTCAATATGGCTTTACACAGAGTTACTACGATTCATCAATGTTTACACGATCATCAAACAAAGGTATTGTTATCCTTTTATTATACGTAGATGATATGGTTAGCACTGGAAGTGATATTGAACATATCAGAGATCTTAAAAACCATCTAAGTACATGTTTCCAAATGAAGGATCTTGGTCCACTCAgttattttcttggtattgaggtGAGCAAGTCAGCTGATGGTTATTTCGTTTCCCAAGATAAATATGCATCTGAAATCATTGCACGCTCTAGAATTACAGATGCTAAAATTACAGACACTCCACTAGAAGTGAATGTCAGACATGGTCCTTCAGATGGAAAGCTTTTATCCAATCCAACATTATATCGACAATTGGTAGGAAGTCTGAATTACATAACCATTACTCGACCTGATATAAGTGATGCAGTTCATATTATAAGTCAATTCATGTCAGCTCCTCGTTCTACTCATTATGTTGTTGTTCTTAGAATACTTTGTTATCTCAAGGGAACCTTATATCAGGGGTTGCAGTTCTCATCTAAATCTAAACTTATTCTTAGAGCATACTCAGATTCAGATTGTGCATGGGATGTTACAGATAGGCGGTCCATTAGAGGGTACTGCTTGTTCTTGGGAGATTCTCTTATATCTTGGAGAAGTAAGAAGCAGACTGTTGTATCTCGTtcaagtgctgaagaagaataTCGAGCTCTAGCTCATACTACTTCTGAGATCATATGGCTTCGTTGGTTACTCAGTGACATGGGAGTTGTCATTTCTACGCCTACACCTCTATTTTGTGACAACAAAGCTGCAATTCAAATTACTCATAATGACgtttttcatgaaagaacaaaGCATATAGAGATTGACTGTCATTTTACAAGACATCACTTTAAGCGTGGAACAATTACTCTTCCTAACGTAAGCTCAGAATTTCAATTGGCAGATTTATTCACCAAGTCACATCCTTCTCATTGA